In Gulosibacter molinativorax, a single window of DNA contains:
- a CDS encoding helix-turn-helix domain-containing protein: MMDAGIPTGDHAQLVEWARRQQQLLTSISDFAASITRIRDYSDALQELVSRARLLIQSDMVYISLNGTDGSGYTSIVATDGVWNEEYRTLSMPLGAGVLGRVAKFGSAAQSADYGADSALVHDPNVDRIVAAEGVRAILGAPMRSEGQVIGALMAANRYPGSFNTEQFFIAQALANLAGVAIENSARLDALGAQITQLRLSEAEAREGLEAEQRLARIDEVLLSVMGRGGGFTELGEGMSRVMGREVQILDLTVRHDMRNAVAKIGDNERPLVVLSARADEPMTSTRGDGTPFTVMAATQDEAPVGAVMVDGEVDAQDEAILSRCARVLGVFLSAQNRELDAIVRRRRELIAQILAAGAGGLNIAVTNQLRELGIAEGEPFRIVVVDGSESSLGDFQHRIDLDFGLSLLYGEFDGQLVSIMPERAFARIREMFEARGARGWGGMLVGHSPALHMLEIVPEEYSLVLRVLDAARHSGHSRTLVSLDTYGAIGAFLTKVTIEPTKRAIVDTLGPLLDYDEEHGTDLADTASAYLDSAHSVAKTATMLHVHANTVRQRLDRLAKLLGDDWAEGQRGLDHHILLAANRLVGPYRGH, from the coding sequence ATGATGGATGCGGGAATCCCCACCGGCGACCACGCTCAGCTGGTCGAGTGGGCAAGGCGACAACAGCAGCTGCTCACCTCAATTAGTGACTTCGCGGCGTCGATCACGCGCATCCGCGACTACTCGGATGCGCTCCAGGAGTTGGTGTCGCGCGCCCGCCTGCTGATCCAGTCGGACATGGTCTACATCAGCCTCAACGGCACCGACGGTTCGGGGTACACGAGCATCGTCGCGACCGACGGCGTCTGGAACGAGGAATACCGCACCCTCAGCATGCCGCTCGGGGCGGGCGTGCTCGGCCGGGTCGCGAAGTTCGGCAGTGCCGCGCAGTCTGCAGACTACGGGGCAGACTCCGCGCTCGTGCACGACCCGAACGTCGACCGGATCGTCGCGGCCGAGGGTGTGCGGGCGATTCTCGGGGCGCCGATGCGCAGCGAGGGGCAGGTGATCGGCGCGCTGATGGCGGCGAACCGCTACCCGGGATCGTTCAATACCGAGCAGTTCTTTATCGCGCAGGCGCTCGCGAACCTCGCTGGAGTCGCGATCGAGAACTCGGCGCGGCTGGATGCGCTGGGCGCGCAGATCACGCAGCTGCGGCTCAGCGAGGCGGAGGCCCGCGAGGGGCTCGAGGCCGAGCAGCGGCTCGCGCGCATCGACGAGGTATTGCTGTCGGTGATGGGCCGTGGCGGCGGATTCACGGAGCTCGGTGAGGGGATGTCCCGCGTGATGGGGCGCGAGGTGCAGATTCTCGACCTCACCGTTCGGCACGACATGCGCAATGCGGTCGCGAAAATTGGTGACAACGAGCGGCCCCTCGTCGTGCTCTCAGCGCGCGCCGACGAGCCGATGACGTCGACGCGCGGTGACGGCACGCCGTTCACCGTGATGGCGGCGACCCAGGACGAGGCTCCGGTCGGGGCGGTGATGGTCGACGGTGAGGTGGATGCGCAAGACGAGGCGATCCTGAGCCGCTGCGCCCGGGTGCTCGGCGTGTTCCTGAGCGCGCAGAACCGGGAGCTTGACGCGATCGTGCGGCGACGCCGGGAGCTGATCGCGCAGATCCTCGCCGCTGGTGCGGGCGGGCTCAACATCGCGGTGACCAATCAGCTGCGCGAGCTCGGGATCGCCGAGGGGGAGCCGTTCCGGATTGTCGTGGTGGACGGCTCGGAATCGTCGCTCGGCGACTTCCAGCACCGCATCGACCTCGACTTCGGGCTCTCGCTCCTCTACGGCGAGTTCGACGGGCAGCTCGTGAGCATCATGCCGGAGCGTGCGTTCGCGCGCATCCGCGAGATGTTCGAGGCTCGCGGCGCTCGCGGTTGGGGTGGGATGCTCGTCGGCCACTCGCCGGCGCTGCATATGCTCGAGATTGTGCCGGAAGAGTATTCGCTCGTGCTGCGCGTGCTCGACGCCGCGCGTCACTCCGGGCATTCGCGCACGCTCGTGTCGCTCGACACGTACGGGGCGATCGGCGCGTTCCTTACCAAGGTGACGATCGAGCCGACTAAACGGGCGATCGTCGACACGCTCGGGCCGCTGCTCGACTACGACGAAGAGCACGGCACCGACCTCGCCGACACGGCATCCGCCTACCTCGATTCAGCGCATTCCGTCGCGAAGACCGCCACGATGCTGCACGTGCACGCGAACACCGTCCGGCAGCGGCTCGATCGCCTCGCGAAGCTGCTCGGGGACGATTGGGCGGAGGGACAGCGCGGTCTCGACCACCACATCCTGCTCGCCGCGAACCGACTCGTCGGCCCCTATCGCGGTCACTGA
- a CDS encoding alcohol dehydrogenase catalytic domain-containing protein translates to MTATASVARTIRGAVLNEIGAEAPYAKTRPITIDTLTLEGPGENELLVRIEAASICHSDLSVVNGSRPRPVPMLLGHEAAGIVEEIGSGVTDVQVGQRVVLTFLPRCGECRECNTDGKLPCSNGSKTNEAGTLLDGSEHLHRGDETVKHHLGCSGFADYAVVDRRSIVPVGEDVPADIAAVLGCAVLTGGGAVLNAAKVTSEDSVAVVGLGGVGMAALLTAIGIEPREVIAVDSNEAKLDLAREWGATAAHTPAEAVEQGITADVVIEAVGHPRAFETAFKMIGFGGTLVTVGLPAPGAESAIEPLKLTARAQSVIGSYLGSAVPSRDIPKFEQLWREGKLPLERLISDTITLDEINEGMDALAAGTVLRQIIHFPHNEEATPAAHLATASA, encoded by the coding sequence ATGACCGCCACCGCAAGCGTTGCCCGCACGATCCGCGGCGCAGTCCTCAACGAAATCGGCGCCGAGGCACCGTACGCGAAGACGCGCCCCATCACGATCGACACGCTGACGCTCGAGGGACCGGGCGAGAACGAGCTCCTCGTTCGCATCGAAGCGGCAAGCATCTGCCACTCCGACCTTTCGGTGGTCAACGGCTCGCGTCCTCGCCCGGTGCCGATGCTGCTCGGCCACGAGGCCGCGGGCATCGTCGAAGAGATCGGCTCGGGCGTCACGGATGTGCAGGTCGGCCAGCGCGTCGTCCTCACCTTCCTGCCCCGTTGCGGCGAGTGCCGCGAATGCAACACCGACGGCAAGCTGCCCTGCTCGAACGGCTCGAAGACCAACGAGGCTGGCACGCTCCTCGACGGCAGCGAGCACCTCCACCGCGGCGACGAAACGGTCAAGCACCACCTCGGGTGCTCGGGCTTCGCGGATTACGCGGTGGTTGACCGCCGCTCGATCGTGCCGGTCGGCGAGGATGTGCCGGCCGACATCGCGGCCGTGCTCGGCTGCGCGGTACTCACGGGCGGCGGAGCGGTGCTCAACGCGGCGAAGGTCACCTCGGAAGACTCGGTCGCCGTCGTCGGACTCGGCGGCGTCGGCATGGCCGCTCTCCTCACCGCGATTGGCATCGAACCGCGCGAGGTGATCGCCGTCGACTCCAACGAGGCCAAGCTCGACCTCGCCCGCGAATGGGGCGCCACCGCGGCGCACACCCCGGCCGAGGCAGTCGAGCAGGGCATCACCGCTGACGTCGTGATCGAGGCGGTCGGGCACCCCCGCGCCTTCGAGACCGCGTTCAAGATGATCGGCTTCGGCGGCACCCTCGTGACGGTAGGACTCCCCGCACCGGGCGCCGAGAGCGCGATCGAGCCGCTCAAGCTCACCGCGCGCGCCCAATCCGTCATCGGCTCCTACCTCGGCTCTGCCGTCCCGAGCCGCGACATCCCCAAGTTTGAACAGCTCTGGCGCGAGGGCAAACTCCCGCTCGAACGCCTGATCAGCGACACCATCACCCTCGACGAAATCAACGAGGGCATGGATGCGCTGGCCGCCGGCACCGTGCTGCGGCAAATCATCCACTTCCCCCACAACGAGGAAGCAACTCCCGCGGCCCACCTCGCCACCGCATCTGCGTAA